Proteins from one Candidatus Desulfovibrio trichonymphae genomic window:
- a CDS encoding DUF5131 family protein: protein MGNKNYENTFSLTLQPHMLNLPLSWKAPRQIFVNSMSDLFHEDIPLTYIQQVVGVMQQAKQHTFQVLTKRSRRLRMLFPEISWPDNVWMGITVESYEVTNRIDDLRATGVKIKFLSCEPLLSSLGEINLTGIDWLIAGGESGPQSRPMRKDWVIEL from the coding sequence ATGGGGAATAAAAACTATGAAAACACGTTTTCTCTAACTCTACAGCCACATATGCTCAACCTGCCTCTCTCATGGAAAGCCCCTCGCCAAATTTTTGTGAACTCCATGAGCGATCTTTTCCATGAAGATATACCACTTACCTATATCCAACAGGTAGTTGGAGTAATGCAGCAAGCGAAACAGCATACTTTTCAGGTACTCACCAAAAGAAGCCGGCGATTGCGTATGCTTTTTCCTGAAATCAGCTGGCCTGATAATGTCTGGATGGGGATTACTGTCGAAAGTTACGAGGTTACAAACAGGATTGATGATCTTCGGGCAACAGGTGTGAAAATTAAATTCCTCTCTTGTGAACCCTTGCTGTCTTCTCTTGGCGAAATTAACCTTACCGGCATTGACTGGCTGATAGCGGGCGGAGAATCCGGGCCGCAATCACGCCCTATGCGTAAAGATTGGGTCATAGAGCTGTGA
- a CDS encoding DUF5131 family protein: MATTTIEWTKASWNPVTGCTKISPGCKNGYAERIAMSSCYGE; the protein is encoded by the coding sequence ATGGCCACAACAACAATAGAATGGACAAAGGCAAGTTGGAATCCTGTGACTGGTTGTACAAAAATCAGCCCCGGCTGCAAGAACGGTTATGCGGAGCGCATAGCAATGTCTTCATGCTATGGGGAATAA
- a CDS encoding amino acid permease, translating into MVREAREGHLKRGLKNRHIQLIALGGAVGTGLFLGTGGAIFAAGPSVILGYALAGLLAFLIMRQLGEMVTEESKAGSFSYFAYKYWGEFPGFLAGWNYWLLYVMVAVSELTAVAAYMQYWFPGLETWVSAFLFFVLINAINLTAVKAFGEMEFWFAIIKLVALASMIGIGVYILLLNPELVPGSGLENLWQMPQSGEHAGDPAYGGFFPNGLKGLLLAVPIIAFAFGGLELLGITAAETDSPHEVIPRAVNQVIYRILCFYIGILVVLLSLYHWSNLHLTDSPFVMIFDRIGFKAVAGTLNFVVLTASLSVYNSSVYCNSRMLYGLALQGNAPSLFNKTDKCGVPGPAMLLSGVLTFFVVPLNYFMPSWIDAFQVVMSIVVSALVINWAMISLAHLKFKQYMTRHHHRTIFPSPWYPFSNYLCLASTLFILGAMGTPDLGMLRAVMAVPIWVGLAYIGFRLLKKKSNLPI; encoded by the coding sequence ATGGTTAGAGAAGCTCGGGAAGGGCACCTTAAACGGGGGCTGAAAAATCGCCACATTCAACTTATTGCTTTGGGCGGTGCTGTGGGCACCGGCTTATTTTTGGGCACGGGCGGGGCAATCTTTGCGGCAGGCCCCTCGGTCATCCTGGGTTACGCCCTGGCCGGTCTTTTGGCCTTTTTGATTATGCGCCAATTGGGCGAAATGGTTACCGAGGAGTCAAAAGCCGGTTCCTTCAGCTATTTCGCCTATAAATATTGGGGGGAATTCCCGGGTTTTCTGGCCGGGTGGAATTATTGGCTTCTTTACGTTATGGTTGCCGTGTCAGAATTGACGGCGGTGGCAGCTTATATGCAATACTGGTTCCCGGGTCTGGAGACTTGGGTTTCGGCTTTTCTTTTTTTTGTGCTCATCAACGCCATCAATCTGACTGCCGTCAAGGCTTTTGGGGAGATGGAATTCTGGTTCGCCATTATCAAACTGGTCGCTTTAGCCTCCATGATCGGCATTGGTGTATATATCCTTTTACTAAACCCTGAACTGGTTCCCGGTTCCGGCCTTGAAAATTTATGGCAGATGCCCCAAAGCGGTGAACACGCCGGAGATCCGGCCTATGGCGGATTCTTCCCCAACGGACTAAAAGGGCTGCTTCTGGCTGTGCCGATAATAGCCTTTGCCTTCGGCGGCCTGGAATTGCTCGGCATAACTGCCGCCGAGACCGACAGTCCGCATGAAGTTATTCCGCGGGCAGTCAATCAGGTCATTTATCGCATCTTGTGCTTCTACATCGGTATTCTGGTCGTTCTTCTGTCGCTGTATCACTGGAGCAATCTGCATCTCACGGACAGCCCCTTCGTCATGATTTTTGACCGGATCGGATTCAAGGCCGTGGCCGGAACCCTTAATTTCGTGGTGCTGACTGCCTCCCTGTCGGTCTACAACAGCAGTGTCTATTGCAACAGCCGGATGCTCTATGGGTTGGCTCTTCAGGGAAACGCTCCAAGTCTGTTCAATAAAACAGACAAGTGTGGTGTGCCCGGCCCAGCCATGCTGCTCTCTGGCGTCCTGACTTTTTTTGTGGTGCCCCTTAACTACTTCATGCCTTCCTGGATTGACGCCTTTCAGGTAGTCATGAGCATAGTGGTGTCCGCCCTGGTCATCAACTGGGCAATGATCAGCCTGGCTCACCTGAAATTCAAGCAATATATGACTCGGCACCATCACCGAACCATCTTTCCGTCTCCGTGGTATCCTTTCAGCAACTATCTGTGTCTGGCAAGCACCCTGTTTATTCTGGGAGCGATGGGCACCCCGGATTTAGGCATGCTCAGAGCGGTAATGGCCGTTCCGATTTGGGTGGGTCTGGCTTATATAGGTTTCCGGCTCTTAAAAAAGAAATCAAACCTGCCGATATAA
- a CDS encoding YggS family pyridoxal phosphate-dependent enzyme, producing the protein MRDGDLLGRYERVLERLDAACAAAGRRREEVTLVAVSKLHPASAVVILAAAGQRDFGENYMQEALQKREDMATLADSAATENIRWHFTGHLQSRKTASAAGVFVLLHTLDSCRLACALENRLASCGERQAVLVQVNLAAEPQKSGVMTENLPALVDYIMEYCPHLELRGLMCLPPVFDAGEAARPYFARLYALREDLRARLSLPLPDLSMGMSGDFAAAVAEGASLVRIGTDIFGPRLA; encoded by the coding sequence ATGCGTGACGGTGATCTGCTCGGGCGGTATGAGCGCGTGCTGGAGCGTCTTGACGCGGCCTGTGCGGCTGCAGGACGCCGTCGGGAGGAAGTGACCCTTGTCGCGGTGTCGAAACTGCACCCGGCTTCGGCGGTGGTGATTCTAGCAGCCGCCGGGCAGAGAGACTTCGGCGAAAATTATATGCAGGAAGCCCTGCAAAAACGGGAAGATATGGCCACACTGGCGGACAGCGCGGCAACGGAAAACATCCGCTGGCATTTTACAGGCCATCTTCAGAGCCGCAAGACCGCGTCGGCTGCGGGCGTTTTTGTATTGCTGCACACGCTGGATTCGTGCAGGCTCGCCTGTGCTTTGGAAAATCGGCTTGCGTCGTGTGGGGAGCGTCAGGCCGTGCTTGTACAGGTCAACCTGGCGGCTGAGCCGCAGAAATCAGGGGTTATGACTGAAAATTTACCCGCTCTGGTCGATTATATTATGGAATATTGTCCGCATCTGGAACTGCGTGGCCTTATGTGTCTGCCGCCTGTTTTTGACGCGGGCGAGGCTGCGCGTCCGTATTTCGCGCGCCTGTACGCCTTGCGTGAAGACTTGCGTGCAAGGCTTTCTTTGCCCTTGCCGGACCTTTCCATGGGCATGAGCGGGGATTTTGCGGCGGCAGTGGCGGAAGGAGCGAGCCTTGTGCGTATAGGAACGGATATTTTCGGGCCACGTTTGGCATAG
- the era gene encoding GTPase Era, with product MTQTVYRCGHVAIMGPPNAGKSTLLNAFLGKKVTIVTPRAQTTRNQIMGILTNPAAQIIFMDTPGLTQMRGRLSKTMIQAVWQSLGQADVIMPVLDAHLYICRPEFLERDLAPAADALAGDNRPIIAVANKIDMFGNKSRMLPLLTRLQEIWPAAEIFPASALCKDGLQGLVCLVESRLPEGEAQYPADQLSISPLRFMAAEIIREKLFMRLREEVPYGVAVEVENWEENEEQGRTIIHAVIYVARPMYKAMVIGRGGGGIKEIGSEARREMIELIGGKVHLELWVKVRENWAEDPIFLHNMGFA from the coding sequence ATGACGCAGACAGTGTATCGCTGCGGCCATGTGGCCATCATGGGACCGCCCAATGCGGGCAAATCCACATTGCTCAACGCGTTTTTGGGGAAGAAGGTGACCATTGTCACACCAAGGGCTCAGACCACACGCAATCAGATTATGGGCATCCTGACAAATCCCGCAGCGCAGATTATTTTTATGGATACGCCCGGTCTGACGCAGATGCGTGGACGCCTTTCCAAAACGATGATTCAGGCCGTCTGGCAGAGTCTTGGGCAGGCGGACGTTATCATGCCTGTGCTTGATGCCCACCTGTATATATGCCGCCCGGAATTTCTTGAAAGGGATCTCGCGCCGGCGGCAGATGCTCTTGCCGGTGATAACCGCCCCATAATCGCAGTAGCGAACAAGATAGATATGTTCGGCAACAAAAGCCGCATGCTGCCCTTGCTCACCCGTTTGCAGGAGATATGGCCGGCGGCGGAAATTTTTCCTGCTTCGGCCCTTTGCAAGGATGGTCTGCAGGGACTTGTGTGTCTTGTCGAGAGCAGACTGCCTGAAGGCGAGGCGCAGTACCCGGCAGATCAGCTCTCCATATCGCCTTTGCGTTTCATGGCGGCCGAAATTATCCGTGAAAAACTTTTTATGCGTCTGCGCGAAGAAGTGCCCTACGGCGTCGCCGTGGAGGTGGAGAACTGGGAAGAGAATGAAGAGCAGGGCCGGACGATCATCCACGCTGTCATATATGTGGCCCGCCCCATGTACAAGGCCATGGTCATAGGACGGGGCGGCGGCGGCATCAAAGAGATCGGCAGCGAGGCGCGCCGTGAAATGATTGAACTTATCGGGGGCAAGGTGCATTTGGAACTCTGGGTCAAGGTGCGGGAAAACTGGGCGGAAGACCCGATTTTTTTGCACAATATGGGCTTTGCGTGA
- the holA gene encoding DNA polymerase III subunit delta encodes MSSVVSGQMPGFCFLVCPDSLLLHRRLDERLAAFSPVGGQWERHVHWGDEEPPKSFWEQLTMQGLFGNARAVIVRQADQWPAAVWKQLSHALARPSPQCLSFFCLEVAWEKGKPKIPAFFSKLRCFVFADKQGWVWRQDGLNERGIKRHVQSRASALGLEFEQDALEQFCASVLPDASAVENELQKFVLLRSAAKAAGDAGRITSAMTALCASSPECNIFACLRHIEAGNLPAMLREVARSRDSVGLLFPLLSLLARDMRQLWRVKAGEQVRFFPFEAEFKQHLARRIDFARLSKCMALIMDAELQVKSGRLEAGQSLDFLTTELTCLFKELSGQEKSVSERNV; translated from the coding sequence ATGTCTTCAGTCGTGTCCGGACAAATGCCCGGTTTTTGCTTTCTGGTCTGTCCGGACTCGTTGTTGCTCCACAGACGGCTTGATGAGCGACTTGCGGCTTTTTCCCCCGTGGGCGGGCAATGGGAACGCCATGTTCACTGGGGCGACGAGGAACCGCCAAAATCCTTTTGGGAGCAGCTCACCATGCAGGGGCTGTTCGGCAATGCCCGCGCGGTCATTGTCCGTCAGGCCGATCAGTGGCCCGCCGCCGTCTGGAAACAGCTTTCGCATGCTTTGGCTCGTCCTTCGCCGCAATGTTTGTCTTTTTTTTGTCTTGAGGTGGCATGGGAAAAGGGCAAACCAAAAATTCCCGCTTTCTTCTCCAAACTTCGCTGTTTTGTCTTTGCCGACAAACAGGGCTGGGTTTGGCGTCAGGATGGTCTGAATGAGCGCGGCATAAAGCGTCATGTCCAGTCGCGGGCCAGTGCGTTGGGCCTGGAGTTTGAGCAGGATGCGCTCGAACAGTTCTGCGCCTCTGTGCTGCCGGACGCGTCTGCAGTTGAAAATGAACTGCAAAAGTTTGTTCTGCTGCGTTCCGCCGCCAAAGCGGCCGGTGACGCCGGGCGTATCACTTCGGCCATGACAGCGCTGTGCGCTTCAAGTCCGGAGTGCAATATTTTTGCCTGCCTGCGACATATTGAGGCGGGCAATCTGCCCGCCATGCTGCGGGAAGTGGCGCGAAGCCGCGACAGCGTGGGGCTGCTGTTCCCCTTGCTCTCTTTGCTCGCGCGCGATATGCGCCAGCTCTGGCGTGTCAAGGCCGGTGAACAGGTGCGGTTTTTCCCTTTTGAGGCTGAATTCAAGCAGCACCTGGCGAGGCGTATTGATTTTGCGCGGCTTTCTAAATGTATGGCGCTGATTATGGACGCGGAGTTGCAGGTGAAAAGCGGCCGTCTTGAGGCGGGGCAGAGCCTTGACTTTTTGACGACGGAATTGACGTGTCTTTTTAAGGAGCTGTCGGGACAGGAAAAGTCGGTGTCTGAAAGGAATGTGTGA
- the leuS gene encoding leucine--tRNA ligase produces the protein MMQEQYSPQSVEAKWQARWRAQKAFDVGSRGDGPKYYVLEMFPYPSGNIHMGHVRNYSIGDVVARCKRMHGFNVLHPMGWDAFGLPAENAAIQRRTHPAKWTYSNIANMRAQLQRLGYSYDWSREIATCRPEYYRFEQVFFLRLLEKGLVYRKKAPQNWCPACHTVLANEQVVDGLCWRCDSRVEQKDLTQWFLRITAYGDELLNDLALLEGGWPDRVITMQRNWIGKSTGASVTFGLEKSIAGVSGIEVFTTRPDTLFGVTFMTLAPEHPLVEDIIVGYDKTGEVRTFVERICAMDRLERQTDTLEKEGVFTGGYVVHPFSGMRVPLWLGNFVLADYGTGAVMGVPAHDQRDFDFARKYGLPVRVVICPEGESLDPDDMDGAFTGDGRMVNSGPFDGMGNVPGKEAVVEALEKAGRGKAAIQFRLRDWNISRQRYWGAPIPVVYCEKCGMVPEKEENLPVILPLDVKTRDDGRSPLPETASFVNCLCPRCGKPARRETDTMDTFVESSWYFARYTDARRTDAPFSADALKYWLPVDQYIGGVEHAILHLLYARFFTKVLRDLGFFPLDIAEPFAHLLTQGMVLKDGCKMSKSRGNAVDPTAMMDKYGADTVRLFCLFAAPPERDFDWSDSGIEGASRFLGRVWRLFFEEKDRLLPLKACGAASADACSADARELRRKEHLSVKKAGEDMARFQFNTAIAAVMELVNAMYLAREKLGRSEAERRVFSSTMATALTLLLPVAPHICEELWERLGHAQPLADEPWPQWDPAATARAMLTVALQVNGKLRGTVEAPADVDRAAIEAAALNDPAVLRHTAGMIVRRVVVVPGKLVNIVASQA, from the coding sequence ATGATGCAGGAACAGTACAGCCCGCAGAGTGTTGAGGCAAAATGGCAGGCCCGCTGGCGGGCTCAAAAGGCTTTTGACGTCGGCAGCAGGGGCGATGGGCCCAAGTATTATGTGCTGGAAATGTTTCCCTATCCTTCCGGAAACATCCACATGGGGCATGTGCGCAATTATTCCATCGGCGATGTTGTGGCGCGCTGCAAGCGAATGCATGGGTTTAACGTGCTGCACCCCATGGGATGGGACGCTTTCGGCCTGCCGGCGGAGAATGCGGCCATACAGCGCCGCACCCATCCCGCAAAATGGACATACTCCAATATAGCCAATATGCGCGCCCAACTGCAACGCCTTGGATATTCCTATGACTGGTCGCGGGAAATCGCCACATGTCGGCCGGAATACTACCGTTTTGAGCAGGTATTTTTTTTGCGCCTGCTTGAAAAAGGGCTTGTATACCGTAAAAAGGCCCCGCAGAACTGGTGCCCTGCCTGTCACACAGTGCTGGCGAACGAGCAGGTGGTTGACGGTCTGTGCTGGCGTTGCGACAGCCGTGTAGAGCAGAAGGATCTGACGCAATGGTTTCTCAGGATAACTGCGTACGGCGATGAGCTTTTGAACGACCTTGCCCTGCTTGAAGGCGGCTGGCCCGACCGTGTGATAACCATGCAGCGGAACTGGATAGGCAAATCCACCGGAGCATCCGTCACTTTCGGTCTTGAAAAAAGTATTGCTGGCGTAAGCGGCATAGAGGTGTTTACCACGAGGCCGGACACGCTTTTCGGTGTGACGTTTATGACACTGGCGCCGGAACATCCCCTGGTGGAAGACATTATCGTGGGTTATGACAAAACTGGTGAAGTGCGCACCTTTGTGGAACGCATATGCGCAATGGACCGTTTGGAGCGTCAGACCGATACTCTTGAAAAAGAAGGTGTTTTTACAGGGGGTTATGTCGTCCATCCCTTCAGCGGCATGCGCGTACCCTTGTGGCTCGGCAATTTTGTGCTGGCAGATTACGGTACCGGCGCGGTAATGGGCGTGCCGGCGCACGATCAGCGTGATTTTGATTTTGCGCGTAAATATGGCCTGCCTGTGCGGGTGGTCATCTGCCCTGAAGGGGAAAGTCTCGACCCGGACGACATGGACGGGGCGTTCACGGGCGATGGCCGTATGGTCAATTCCGGGCCTTTTGACGGCATGGGCAATGTGCCGGGCAAAGAGGCCGTGGTCGAAGCCCTGGAAAAAGCGGGCAGGGGCAAGGCGGCCATACAGTTTCGTCTGCGTGACTGGAACATTTCGCGCCAGCGGTACTGGGGCGCTCCCATTCCCGTGGTGTATTGCGAAAAATGCGGCATGGTTCCGGAGAAAGAGGAAAATCTGCCGGTCATTCTGCCGTTAGACGTCAAAACGCGCGACGACGGCCGTTCGCCCTTGCCTGAAACCGCTTCTTTTGTGAATTGCCTCTGCCCGCGCTGCGGCAAACCAGCCCGACGTGAAACCGACACGATGGACACCTTTGTGGAATCCTCCTGGTATTTTGCCAGGTATACCGACGCGCGCAGAACCGACGCACCCTTCAGTGCAGATGCTCTCAAGTACTGGCTGCCGGTGGATCAGTATATAGGCGGCGTGGAACACGCCATCCTGCATTTGCTCTATGCCCGTTTTTTTACCAAGGTCTTGCGTGATCTGGGTTTTTTCCCTCTGGACATTGCGGAGCCCTTCGCGCATCTGCTCACGCAGGGCATGGTGCTGAAAGATGGATGCAAGATGTCGAAATCCAGGGGCAATGCGGTTGACCCAACGGCAATGATGGACAAATACGGCGCGGACACCGTGCGTCTGTTTTGTTTGTTTGCAGCCCCGCCGGAACGGGATTTTGACTGGTCGGATTCCGGAATAGAAGGAGCTTCCCGATTTTTGGGCCGCGTGTGGCGGCTGTTTTTTGAAGAAAAGGACAGGCTGCTGCCTCTCAAGGCGTGCGGGGCGGCCTCCGCCGACGCGTGTAGCGCCGATGCCCGCGAATTGCGGCGCAAAGAGCACCTCTCTGTGAAAAAAGCAGGGGAGGATATGGCCCGTTTTCAGTTCAACACGGCTATTGCCGCTGTTATGGAGCTTGTCAACGCCATGTATCTTGCGCGTGAAAAACTTGGGCGCAGTGAGGCTGAAAGGCGTGTGTTTTCGTCCACCATGGCTACGGCGCTGACACTGCTTTTACCTGTTGCTCCCCATATTTGTGAAGAATTGTGGGAGCGCCTCGGACATGCGCAGCCGCTTGCGGACGAGCCCTGGCCGCAGTGGGATCCCGCGGCAACGGCCCGTGCTATGCTGACTGTGGCATTGCAGGTCAATGGCAAGCTGCGCGGCACTGTTGAAGCGCCGGCAGATGTGGATAGGGCCGCGATTGAGGCTGCCGCCCTCAATGATCCGGCTGTGCTGCGCCATACGGCAGGAATGATCGTGCGTCGGGTTGTGGTGGTGCCTGGAAAGCTGGTCAATATTGTGGCTTCCCAAGCATAG
- the nusB gene encoding transcription antitermination factor NusB, which yields MNRGKKRRAERELALQVLYGLSFTPANSREEMRLAFLLSPHNAGTGTGQDVSRYAFTLVEGVWSASAKLDAAIARYARNWRVDRMGRVELTLLRLAVYELFFRQDVPPKVAINEALELSRQFGGEQAKSFINGILDAAAKAAESGEFLLSGAQCDNL from the coding sequence ATGAACAGGGGCAAAAAGCGCCGGGCAGAGCGCGAGCTGGCCTTGCAGGTGCTTTATGGTCTTTCCTTCACCCCGGCGAACAGCCGGGAAGAGATGCGTCTGGCCTTTTTACTCTCGCCGCACAACGCTGGCACCGGGACAGGGCAGGATGTTTCGAGGTATGCCTTCACGCTGGTGGAAGGGGTCTGGAGCGCAAGCGCAAAGCTTGACGCCGCTATTGCCCGGTATGCGCGCAACTGGCGCGTGGACCGTATGGGCCGCGTTGAGCTGACTCTGTTGCGTCTTGCTGTGTATGAGCTGTTTTTTCGGCAGGATGTGCCGCCCAAGGTGGCCATCAACGAGGCTTTGGAATTGAGCCGCCAGTTCGGCGGTGAGCAGGCGAAAAGCTTTATCAACGGCATTCTGGACGCAGCCGCAAAAGCGGCGGAAAGCGGAGAATTTCTCCTTTCCGGAGCACAGTGCGACAATTTGTGA
- the ribH gene encoding 6,7-dimethyl-8-ribityllumazine synthase gives MSTVTVTTIAGRLNAVGLKVAVVATRFNDFIVDRLVSGALDYLERHGIDPAGLTLVRAPGAFELPLICQKLAASKKYDGILALGAVIRGGTPHFDYVCAEAIKGIAQIMLAFGTPVGFGLLTCDTIEQAIERAGAKAGNKGVEAASAMLETIRVMEQL, from the coding sequence ATGAGCACTGTCACAGTCACAACCATTGCCGGTCGTTTGAACGCTGTCGGCCTGAAAGTGGCCGTCGTTGCCACACGTTTTAACGACTTTATTGTGGACCGCCTTGTGAGCGGCGCGCTGGATTATCTGGAACGTCACGGAATTGATCCGGCGGGACTCACGCTGGTGCGTGCGCCCGGCGCTTTTGAGTTGCCTCTGATATGCCAGAAGCTGGCCGCCTCAAAAAAATATGACGGCATTCTGGCGCTCGGTGCGGTGATACGCGGCGGCACGCCGCATTTTGATTATGTTTGCGCGGAGGCGATAAAGGGCATTGCGCAGATCATGCTGGCTTTCGGCACTCCAGTGGGTTTTGGTCTTCTTACCTGCGACACCATTGAACAGGCTATTGAACGCGCCGGCGCCAAAGCCGGCAATAAGGGTGTTGAAGCCGCATCCGCCATGCTGGAGACCATACGCGTGATGGAACAGCTGTAG
- a CDS encoding riboflavin synthase, with amino-acid sequence MFTGIVQGLGEIVALDKKGGECRLTLRPLFVLLDIADGESIAVNGACLSVETHNRDSFTAYASAETLSRTLLGGLAHGSQVNLERALALGERLGGHLVSGHVDCLATVTELRPSGQSFVYRLTFPEEFAVEVIYKGSVALDGVSLTVNACGKDFLEANVIPDTRRRTAIRYWRPGTRVNMETDMIGKYVRRLLEARNAPAASGGGLNREFLLENGFL; translated from the coding sequence ATGTTTACGGGCATTGTGCAGGGCTTGGGCGAGATTGTCGCGCTTGACAAAAAAGGCGGGGAGTGCCGTCTGACGTTGCGTCCGCTTTTTGTCCTGTTGGATATTGCGGACGGGGAGTCCATTGCCGTCAATGGGGCTTGCCTCTCGGTGGAGACGCACAACAGGGATTCTTTTACGGCCTACGCCTCTGCGGAAACACTTTCGCGCACACTTCTCGGCGGGCTTGCGCACGGCAGTCAGGTAAACCTTGAGCGTGCTCTCGCGCTGGGCGAACGTCTGGGCGGGCATCTGGTCAGCGGGCACGTTGACTGCCTTGCCACGGTGACGGAACTGCGTCCGTCCGGACAGTCGTTTGTGTACCGTCTGACGTTTCCGGAAGAGTTTGCCGTGGAGGTCATATACAAGGGTTCCGTGGCCCTGGACGGCGTCAGCCTGACGGTCAACGCCTGCGGAAAAGATTTTTTGGAGGCCAACGTCATTCCCGACACCCGCAGGCGCACGGCGATTCGGTACTGGCGGCCGGGGACGCGCGTCAATATGGAAACAGATATGATAGGCAAGTATGTGCGGCGATTGCTTGAAGCGCGCAACGCCCCTGCTGCGTCCGGCGGCGGCCTGAACCGTGAATTTCTGCTGGAAAACGGATTTCTTTAG
- the ribD gene encoding bifunctional diaminohydroxyphosphoribosylaminopyrimidine deaminase/5-amino-6-(5-phosphoribosylamino)uracil reductase RibD, which translates to MSEQDYAPFMREALALAQEGRFTACPNPTVGAVLVRDGRIVAGGFHRAAGDDHAEVACLKNAAEGSRETVGATLVVTLEPCKHCGKTPPCTDAILAAGIARVVVGLADPNPLAGGGSVRLREAGVEVIEGVLEQECRDLVADFLVWQETDRPYVILKMAATLDGRIAARNGQSRWIGSAASRRKVQQWRAGVGHCGGVVLVGGGTFRADNPRLTARDASVAGPQPLACVVTSCLPRADDAAFLPAERPLQTIFFTSPAAAGSVEADRLRRRGVRVLDYGYGPHDGADFVALMRTLRQETGSPYVLCEGGGRLALSLLEADMADEFRLHLAPSILGDNEAFPLFTGRAPLGMDEALRMRVSETSLCGGDVHLVLRPVV; encoded by the coding sequence GTGTCTGAGCAGGACTATGCGCCCTTTATGCGCGAGGCCCTTGCGCTGGCGCAAGAGGGACGTTTTACCGCCTGCCCCAACCCTACTGTGGGCGCTGTGCTGGTGCGCGACGGCCGTATTGTGGCCGGGGGCTTTCACCGCGCCGCGGGGGATGACCATGCCGAAGTGGCCTGCCTGAAAAATGCGGCGGAGGGCAGCCGGGAGACTGTCGGAGCCACACTTGTGGTCACGCTGGAACCCTGCAAGCATTGCGGAAAAACGCCGCCGTGCACAGACGCCATATTAGCGGCCGGCATAGCAAGGGTGGTTGTAGGTCTGGCGGATCCGAACCCTCTGGCCGGCGGCGGCTCCGTGCGTCTGCGCGAGGCCGGCGTGGAAGTCATTGAAGGTGTACTGGAACAGGAATGCCGTGATCTTGTCGCGGATTTTTTGGTCTGGCAGGAGACGGACCGGCCGTATGTAATTCTTAAAATGGCCGCCACGCTGGACGGTCGCATTGCCGCGCGCAACGGTCAATCCCGCTGGATCGGCTCCGCTGCTTCACGTCGGAAGGTGCAGCAATGGCGCGCGGGCGTCGGCCATTGCGGCGGGGTTGTTCTTGTGGGCGGCGGCACATTCAGGGCGGACAACCCCCGGCTCACTGCGCGGGACGCATCCGTTGCCGGGCCCCAGCCTCTTGCCTGTGTTGTCACGTCGTGTCTGCCGCGGGCTGACGACGCGGCGTTTTTGCCGGCGGAGCGGCCCTTGCAGACAATTTTTTTTACGTCTCCCGCAGCGGCCGGGTCTGTTGAAGCCGATCGGCTTCGCCGCAGGGGCGTGCGCGTGCTGGACTATGGGTATGGACCGCACGACGGGGCGGATTTTGTTGCGCTTATGAGAACCCTGCGGCAGGAGACGGGCAGCCCGTATGTGCTTTGTGAAGGAGGGGGACGGCTCGCCCTGTCTCTTCTGGAGGCGGATATGGCGGACGAATTTCGCCTGCATCTCGCGCCCTCCATTTTGGGAGACAATGAAGCTTTTCCCCTGTTCACCGGTCGTGCGCCCCTGGGCATGGACGAAGCGCTGCGCATGCGGGTGAGTGAAACAAGCCTTTGCGGCGGAGACGTGCATCTTGTGCTGCGGCCTGTTGTATAA
- a CDS encoding deoxycytidylate deaminase, giving the protein MQRLPWPEYFMNISYFVSERSTCTRRRVGAAAVKAKRILATGYNGAPSGGPHCLDVGCLREEMGIPSGQRHEICRGLHAEQNVIIQAAIHGISIQGAELYCTTHPCVLCSKMLINCGISRIWYTENYPDGLAAVMLKDAGVTVRQFYFTPPAVGAEQRV; this is encoded by the coding sequence ATGCAGCGACTGCCATGGCCGGAATATTTTATGAATATCAGCTACTTTGTAAGCGAGCGATCCACATGCACGCGCCGCAGGGTGGGGGCTGCGGCCGTCAAGGCCAAGCGCATTCTGGCGACGGGCTATAATGGGGCTCCATCGGGTGGGCCGCACTGCCTTGATGTGGGATGTCTGCGTGAGGAGATGGGTATCCCTTCCGGGCAGCGTCATGAAATCTGCCGCGGTTTGCACGCAGAACAGAATGTGATTATTCAGGCGGCAATACACGGCATCAGCATTCAGGGCGCGGAACTGTACTGCACGACACACCCCTGCGTGCTGTGCAGCAAAATGCTGATCAACTGCGGCATCAGCCGGATATGGTATACGGAAAATTATCCTGACGGGCTCGCGGCGGTCATGCTCAAGGATGCCGGAGTGACTGTGCGGCAGTTCTATTTTACGCCGCCGGCCGTGGGGGCGGAACAACGTGTCTGA